The DNA sequence AGCCTTTTGACCGCTATAATAGGGTTACAAGTAGAGGCAGAATAGTAATCCCGATGTATCCTAAAAGTCTTAAAGTTTCCCTCTTAATGGCTACTGCAGATTTACGCTGGCAGGTTGCAAAAGAAAAAGCTTCCTACTATTGGATGGAAGAAGGCTTGACCGGCAATTATTATCAATGGTTCCAAAACCAAAAACTAAAAGGCGATATAAAGGAATATTTTATTCAGGATTATATAACTTGGATGATAAAAGAAAGCGAAGGCATCCAAAAATTAGACAAGGAAGTTAGAGAAGTATTTTGGCGGTACATGCCCTTTTCTGATTCGATTAAGGCAAAACTTAAAGACAGAGCCTTGGTATATCAAGAGCTTTGTCAAAGAGACTTAAACCGCCAGATGTCGGATGGGTACTAGATTATGAAAAAACAATTATTTTTATTTGGTAGTAAATTATGCCCCGATTGCGGGCCTGCAAAGGAATATTTAGAAAGAAAAGGAGTAAAGTTCCGCTATTTTGACATTACTGAAGACTTAGGCTATCTAAAGTTTTTGTTAAAATATCGGGACGAAAGAGCTGAATTTGCTCAGCTCAAAAAGGAGGGGAAGATCGGCATCCCATGCTTGATGGTTGGAGACGGCGAAAAGTTTATATTCGACATTGAAGAAGCAGACCTATCAAAATGGTCTTAGCGCTGACCAACCTTCTTGCTCTAAGTCAGGTATCTTAAGCCGATTGGTATTTAGGTTGATCCTAAATACAATCTCGCAGGACGTGTAAATACACGCCCTGCTTTTTTTATGTAAATTATTACTTTAATACGGTTAAGGGATTAATAAGTTTTCCGTCTTTATATACGGAAAAATGAACATGAGGGCCTGTAGACCTTCCCGTACTTCCTACAGTTCCGATAATACTGCCCTGATTTAGAATTTGACCGCGCTTTACTTTTATTGTATGCATGTGCCCGTACATTGACTGATAACCGCCCGAATGAGTAACTATGACATAATTACCGTAAACGGCAGAATAGCCTGTATAAGAAACCGTACCATCGAGAGTCAGCTTAATAGGTGTTCCCGTAGGGGATGCAATATCGATGCCTGTGTGAAAACTTTTTCTTCCGGTAAAAGGATCCCTCCTGTACCCAAACGGCGAAGTAAGCCGTCCAATCACAGGATAAATAAAAAGCTCGCCCAAGGCCTTTTTAAGCTCGAAGGAGCTCATCGCTGCTCCCGGAATAAAAAGTTTTTGTCCTACAGTTACCGTCTGATTTTCAAGGTCATTTGCATCCAAGATTGCATTGATAGAAAGGTTAAATTTACCGGCAATAGAGCTCAGGGAATCGCCCTTTACGGCCGTATAAATAAGCCCGTCAATCGAAGGAATAATCAGCTTTTGCCCAATCCTTAACTTCTTTGCACTGCTTATTCCGTTTACTGAAAGAAGGGTTCCTAAATTTTTAAGACCGAATTTTTGAATAATACCGCTTACCGTATCCCCTTTTGAAACCATATATTCTTCAAAATCGACGGCAGTAATAAAATCCGGTACATCCGCAGGGGAAAAAGAGGTACCTTCTGCAGCTTCTGAATGAGGAAGATCATTTTCCTTCGCAATCTCGGAAGAAGGCATGGTATATTGACGCATTGCATT is a window from the Treponema denticola genome containing:
- a CDS encoding glutaredoxin domain-containing protein: MKKQLFLFGSKLCPDCGPAKEYLERKGVKFRYFDITEDLGYLKFLLKYRDERAEFAQLKKEGKIGIPCLMVGDGEKFIFDIEEADLSKWS
- a CDS encoding peptidoglycan DD-metalloendopeptidase family protein, with the protein product MDIITYSDAVHHNNGLYHSNRYRKPNTVNKSKLSSRDESLIVFGLLAMLTAGFLFFYFPILKLNWGLSSIRAISFWEEPSSINAMRQYTMPSSEIAKENDLPHSEAAEGTSFSPADVPDFITAVDFEEYMVSKGDTVSGIIQKFGLKNLGTLLSVNGISSAKKLRIGQKLIIPSIDGLIYTAVKGDSLSSIAGKFNLSINAILDANDLENQTVTVGQKLFIPGAAMSSFELKKALGELFIYPVIGRLTSPFGYRRDPFTGRKSFHTGIDIASPTGTPIKLTLDGTVSYTGYSAVYGNYVIVTHSGGYQSMYGHMHTIKVKRGQILNQGSIIGTVGSTGRSTGPHVHFSVYKDGKLINPLTVLK